Proteins from one Papaver somniferum cultivar HN1 unplaced genomic scaffold, ASM357369v1 unplaced-scaffold_158, whole genome shotgun sequence genomic window:
- the LOC113337084 gene encoding receptor-like protein 52, translated as MNITEKVPNIICDLKNLIEIDLSRNHILEFPISILNCSKLQYLDLSMNYCAGKVPDEINRLSSLQELDLGYNNFSGVLPSSIGNFQFLQKLDLSKNLLNGSLPPEIGNLSNLETLYISSNEFLASKIPNEFSKLINLKSISMDHTKLYGEIPDWFGHFSSLNFLQLGNNNLSGKIPENLFSLKNLTDMILNDNKLSGEIPKKIECLNMETLDLSMNLITGSIPKGIGKLKSLTSLDLCSNQLTGEIPASIGSLPSLFAFRLCRNNLSGKLPKELGLHSKLNYFDVSENKLSGNLPENLCFGGEFSVISGFSNNFTGKLSKTFANCSSLSEVTLYSNMLSGEIPAGFWSNLNLAVVLINDNMFFGELPEELSSNLIILNLADNNFGGSIPTGLGSLQILSIRSNKFSGSIPENIIHLQDLQILDLSLNNLSGHIPNGLGNLSGFINNAAPTSGFGIQFVTNGIMIQIKNQYNYSSTLDLSCNFLGGNIPEDIGLLKQLYSLNLSHNHLTNDIPESIGNLSSLESLDLSSNRLSGHIPQSLTTIDTIAVLNLSYNELSGRIPRGAHFDTLSVDGSAFSGNKLLCGDPIKKLCAGDHNTSINDANPTNDTDEDDREDVNEKFILYAVIALGFGVGFWGFFFFLLVEKEKLWFPYRRSVNSVAVRIANYVHNN; from the coding sequence ATGAACATTACCGAAAAAGTTccaaatattatttgtgatttgAAAAATTTAATAGAAATTGATCTTTCTCGGAATCATATTCTGGAGTTCCCAATTTCTATCTTGAATTGTTCAAAGCTTCAATACTTGGATCTTTCTATGAATTACTGTGCCGGTAAAGTTCCAGATGAAATCAATAGACTCTCGAGTCTTCAGGAACTTGATCTGGGGTATAATAATTTCTCCGgtgttcttccttcttcaattggAAACTTTCAGTTTTTACAGAAATTAGATCTTAGCAAAAATCTTTTGAATGGTAGTCTCCCGCCAGAAATCGGAAACTTGTCAAATCTTGAAACTCTTTACATATCTTCTAATGAGTTTTTGGCGTCAAAAATTCCGAATGAATTCAGTAAATTGATAAATTTGAAGTCTATTTCTATGGATCATACAAAGTTATATGGGGAAATTCCCGATtggtttggtcatttttcaagTCTGAATTTTCTGCAACTTGGGAATAACAATTTGAGCGGGAAAATTCCGGAGAATTTGTTTTCGTTAAAGAACTTAACAGATATGATTCTAAATGATAACAAATTATCCGGTGAAATTCCTAAAAAAATCGAGTGCTTGAATATGGAAACTCTTGATCTTTCGATGAACTTGATAACGGGTTCCATTCCTAAAGGTATTGGTAAGTTGAAAAGTTTAACAAGTTTAGATTTGTGTTCCAATCAATTAACTGGAGAAATTCCTGCTAGTATCGGTTCACTTCCATCACTGTTTGCATTTCGATTATGCCGAAACAACTTATCAGGTAAACTGCCCAAAGAACTAGGTTTGCATTCTAAGCTTAACTATTTTGATGTGTCGGAGAACAAACTCTCAGGAAATCTACCAGAAAATTTATGTTTTGGTGGTGAATTCTCCGTGATTAGTGGGTTTTCAAATAATTTTACTGGAAAATTATCAAAAACATTTGCAAATTGTTCTAGTTTGTCGGAAGTTACACTTTACAGTAACATGTTAAGTGGTGAGATTCCAGCAGGTTTTTGGTCAAATCTGAATTTAGCGGTTGTATTAATAAACGATAATATGTTTTTCGGGGAACTTCCAGAGGAGTTGAGTTCGAATTTAATAATTCTCAATTTAGCAGATAACAACTTTGGAGGGAGTATACCAACGGGTCTTGGTTCTCTCCAGATCCTTTCTATAAGGTCAAACAAATTCAGTGGGTCAATACCAGAAAATATTATTCATTTGCAAGACCTCCAAATATTAGACCTATCACTAAACAATCTCTCCGGTCATATTCCTAACGGATTAGGAAATTTGAGTGGATTTATAAATAATGCAGCGCCTACGAGTGGTTTTGGAATTCAATTTGTAACAAACGGGATCATGATACAAATTAAGAATCAGTACAACTACAGTTCAACACTCGACTTATCGTGCAACTTTCTTGGGGGAAACATTCCGGAGGATATAGGATTACTAAAACAACTTTATTCACTTAACTTGTCACATAATCATCTCACAAATGATATACCAGAAAGTATAGGGAACTTGTCTTCGCTAGAGTCGTTGGACTTAAGTTCTAATAGACTGTCAGGACATATTCCACAATCTTTGACAACTATCGACACTATTGCGGTTTTAAACCTTTCTTACAATGAGTTAAGCGGAAGGATTCCAAGAGGAGCTCATTTTGATACCCTGAGTGTGGATGGTTCCGCGTTTTCAGGTAACAAATTATTGTGTGGAGATCCTATAAAGAAACTTTGCGCAGGTGATCACAATACTAGTATCAATGATGCAAATCCTACAAATGATACAGATGAAGACGATAGAGAGGATGTAAACGAGAAATTCATTTTGTATGCTGTTATTGCTTTGGGGTTTGGAGTTGGATTTtggggttttttcttttttttacttgTGGAGAAAGAGAAATTGTGGTTTCCATACCGGAGATCTGTTAATTCTGTTGCAGTTAGAATAGCAAATTATGTTCATAACAATTGA
- the LOC113337085 gene encoding receptor-like protein 52, producing MSSKIHSNNPKETIFHLLFILPLLFCVVDSHKLPQNEQERSFLLKLKKEFGNPSSLESWNISNKAHHCNWTGIKCDPRHSVSGILLAHMNITDKVPNFICDLKNLREIDLFGNYITGEFPVHILNCSKLESLDLSYNQFVGRIPNDIDRLANLQLLALLWNNFSGDIPSSIGNLQFLQKLDLNMNLFGGIIPQEIGNLSNLEYLRIGYNAFFPSKFLSSKIPDQFTKLIKLKYLSMTNANLYGKIPDWVGSFSNLVTLFLESNNLSGNIPENLFLLKNLTSLGLSKNKLSGEIPIAIECLNMYYFVLDRNELTGSIPEGIGKLKNLQVLSVAENQLTGEIPASIGLLPSLTGIHFSNNNLSGELPQELGLHSYLQTFNVSENKLSGNIPENLCVNGNLLIVSAWSNNFTGELPKTFGNCPDLWYVSLEKNMLSGDIPVSFWSKMKSVVIMNDNLFSGELPDKLSSDLMILNLANNKFGGRIPTGLGSLKQLEILSLRSNSFSGSIPKDIFHSQTLQILDLSHNDLSDHIPMMLGNWSGVTRNSNPHGFFNNPHFGLQMVIKGVMIQIKELNKYSTSIDLSCNNLDGNIPKEIGLLTLLTSLNLSHNHFSDHIPESIGNLSALESLDLSSNELSGLIPQSLTTIDSLGVLNLSYNKLSGKIPSGTHFDTLSLDGSAFAGNNLLCGSSIGRSCKGDRNTSTSDAHPTNEFDEADGDDTKERLLLYSIVALGFAVGFWSLFFMLLVRKQKWWFWYWRIVDLVAVRIVDCICNNN from the coding sequence atgtcGAGCAAAATCCACTCTAATAATCCTAAAGAAACCATTTTCCATCTTCTTTTCATTCTTCCTCTACTCTTTTGTGTAGTAGATTCACACAaacttccacaaaacgaacaagaACGAAGTTTTCTTCTAAAACTTAAGAAAGAATTTGGAAATCCGTCATCATTGGAATCATGGAATATTTCTAATAAGGCTCACCACTGCAATTGGACAGGTATAAAATGTGATCCCCGTCATTCTGTTTCCGGTATTTTACTTGCACATATGAATATTACAGACAAAGTTCCGAATTTCATCTGTGATTTGAAAAATTTAAGAGAAATTGATCTTTTTGGGAATTATATTACTGGAGAATTCCCGGTACATATATTGAATTGTTCAAAACTTGAATCTTTAGACCTTTCATATAATCAGTTTGTTGGCAGAATTCCTAACGATATCGATAGACTTGCAAATCTTCAGTTACTTGCTCTGTTGTGGAATAATTTCTCGGGTGATATTCCTTCTTCAATTGGAAATTTACAGTTCTTACAGAAATTAGATCTTAATATGAATCTTTTTGGTGGTATTATCCCGCAAGAGATTGGAAACTTATCGAATCTCGAGTATCTTAGGATAGGCTATAATGCCTTTTTCCCGTCAAAATTTTTGTCGTCGAAAATTCCCGATCAATTCACTAAATTGATAAAGCTGAAATATTTGTCCATGACGAATGCGAATTTATATGGAAAAATTCCAGATTGGGTTGGTAGTTTTTCAAATCTGGTAACTCTATTTCTTGAGTCCAACAATTTGAGTGGGAATATCCCGGAGAATTTATTTTTGTTGAAGAACTTAACGTCTCTGGGCTTGAGCAAAAACAAATTATCGGGGGAAATTCCAATAGCCATCGAATGTTTAAATATGTATTACTTTGTTCTTGATAGAAATGAGTTAACTGGTTCGATTCCTGAAGGTATTGGTAAATTGAAGAATTTGCAAGTTTTAAGTGTTGCCGAAAATCAACTAACAGGAGAAATTCCGGCGAGTATTGGTTTACTTCCATCTCTTACTGGTATTCATTTTTCTAACAACAACTTATCAGGTGAACTACCCCAAGAACTAGGTTTACATTCTTACCTTCAGACTTTCAACGTATCAGAAAATAAACTTTCAGGGAATATTCCAGAAAATTTATGTGTTAATGGTAATTTGCTAATTGTTTCTGCTTGGTCGAATAACTTTACCGGAGAATTACCGAAAACGTTTGGGAATTGTCCTGATTTGTGGTATGTTTCACTTGAGAAGAACATGCTAAGTGGTGACATTCCAGTTAGTTTCTGGTCTAAAATGAAATCAGTTGTTATCATGAATGATAATTTGTTTTCTGGGGAACTTCCAGATAAGTTGAGTTCAGATTTAATGATTCTCAACTTAGCAAATAACAAGTTTGGAGGTAGGATACCAACTGGTCTTGGTTCACTCAAGCAACTTGAGATCCTTTCGTTAAGGTCAAACAGCTTCAGCGGGTCGATCCCCAAAGATATTTTTCATTCGCAGACTCTCCAAATCTTAGACTTGTCACATAACGATCTCTCGGACCATATTCCTATGATGTTAGGGAACTGGAGCGGTGTAACAAGGAATTCGAATCCACACGGGTTCTTCAATAATCCTCATTTTGGACTGCAGATGGTAATCAAAGGAGTTATGATACAAATTAAGGAATTAAATAAATATAGCACAAGCATCGATTTATCATGCAATAATCTTGACGGAAACATTCCAAAGGAGATAGGCTTGTTAACACTACTCACTTCTCTTAATTTGTCCCATAATCATTTCTCCGATCATATTCCAGAAAGTATTGGAAATTTGTCTGCGCTAGAATCTCTGGATCTAAGTTCTAATGAATTGTCTGGACTTATTCCACAGTCTTTAACAACAATAGATTCTCTCGGAGTTCTGAACTTGTCTTATAATAAGCTGAGTGGCAAGATTCCAAGTGGAACTCACTTTGATACACTCAGTTTGGATGGTTCAGCTTTCGCTGGGAACAATTTACTCTGTGGATCGTCAATAGGTAGAAGTTGCAAGGGTGATCGCAATACTAGTACTAGTGATGCGCATCCTACAAATGAATTTGATGAAGCTGATGGAGATGATACAAAAGAGAGGTTGTTGTTGTATTCTATTGTTGCCTTGGGTTTTGCTGTTGGATTTTGGAGTCTTTTCTTTATGTTACTTGTAAGGAAACAGAAATGGTGGTTTTGGTATTGGAGAATTGTTGATTTGGTAGCTGTTAGGATAGTTGATTGTATCTGTAATAATAATTAA
- the LOC113337083 gene encoding receptor-like protein 52: MASSYGSKSCFVWESGGWKKRTELTFSSINEHYDISSQILSIRSNKLSGSIPDDIFDLQKLQILDLSLNNFSGHIPKNIGNRRRLISKSDDVNIHLEMVIARLMLCDRFIMQQFEGNIPRQIGLLSTIFSLNLSHNRFSNDIPQSLTTIDSLGVLDLSYNNLSGKIPRKIHFDILSLDGSAFVGNNLLCGFPTENECEDDHRNTNPLDEVDEDNQEEAKEKLLIYGVVAIGVGFGFWGLNRKICELHLFPFKKYPEAGYNWLTIVNAHYGFSSQKTTLCMELDLSDNLFKGGIPPEIGCLQFLRELDLSDNLCNGGFPTEIGNLSNLEALLMSSNDFLRSKIPTELNKLIMLNTLSMFKMNLYGEIPHWIGDFPNLNFLHLGENNLTGKIPENLFLVKNLTYLNLSANKLSGKIPREIECLNMEEFNLSNNKLTGSIPEGIGKLKNLKHLYMSSNLLTGEIPTGIALLPLLDDIRLSQNNLSGVLPQELGLHSNLKYLFVSENKLSGNLPDNLCFSGNLFQISGFLNKFTGELPKTFTNCPFLLVVGLNDNSFSGELPNMGSKQLRLLNLANNNFIGNISALGSLQTLRILFLRSNKFNGSIPESIFNLQDLKILHLSLNKFSGNIPKIFGYHSGLTTNSEYDKDDDRNAGLKMVIKGVMIQIEKLYKDRKSIDLSCNNLDGNIPENIGLLRVLTSLNLSYNHLSDYIPESIGNMSMLESLDLSSNKLSGNIPQSLVTIDLLEVINLFYNNLSGRIPEQNHFDTLSLDGSAFTGNDLLCGSPLVKVCEGDQDNSTRDANGVEDVKDSLLLYAIVALGFVVGFWSLFFILLMKKERWWFPYWRFIDSVAVWIIVFASS; encoded by the exons ATGGCTTCTTCTTATGGATCTAAAAGCTGTTTTGTATGGGAATCTGGTGGATGGAAGAAGAGAACTGAACTTACTTTCAGTTCAATCAATGAGCATTATGATATCTCCTCTCAA ATCCTTTCAATAAGGTCAAATAAGTTGAGTGGTTCAATTCCGGATGACATTTTTGATTTACAAAAACTGCAAATATTAGATTTATCGCTCAACAACTTCTCAGGCCATATTCCGAAGAATATAGGAAACCGGAGGAGATTAATAAGCAAGTCAGACGATGTTAACATTCATCTGGAGATGGTAATTGCACGGTTGATG CTCTGCGATCGATTTATCATGCaacaatttgaaggaaatattccTAGACAGATTGGATTATTATCAACAATTTTCTCGCTTAATTTGTCGCATAATCGTTTCTCCAATGATATCCCACAATCTTTGACAACAATCGACTCTCTTGGGGTTCTTGACTTATCTTACAACAACTTGAGTGGAAAGATTCCAAGAAAAATACATTTTGATATATTAAGTTTGGATGGTTCTGCTTTTGTCGGGAACAATTTATTATGTGGATTTCCTACAGAGAATGAATGTGAGGATGATCACCGTAATACCAATCCTTTAGACGAAGTTGACGAAGACAATCAAGAAGAAGCAAAAGAGAAATTACTGATCTATGGTGTTGTTGCAATTGGTGTTGGATTTGGATTTTGGG GATTGAACAGGAAAATTTGTGAATTGCATTTATTCCCATTCAAGAAGTATCCGGAAGCTGGTTACAATTGGTTGACGATTGTAAATGCGCATTATGGTTTCTCCTCTCAGAAAACAACTCTATGTATG GAGTTAGATCTTTCAGATAATCTATTTAAGGGTGGTATCCCACCAGAAATTGGATGTTTACAGTTCTTACGGGAGTTAGATCTTTCAGATAATCTATGTAATGGTGGTTTCCCAACAGAAATCGGAAACTTATCAAATCTGGAAGCTCTTCTAATGTCTTCTAACGATTTTTTGCGGTCAAAAATTCCGACTGAATTAAATAAATTGATTATGTTGAATACATTGTCAATGTTCAAGATGAATTTATATGGCGAAATTCCGCATTGGATCGGCGACTTTCCAAATCTGAATTTTCTGCATCTTGGGGAGAACAATTTGACTGGAAAAATTCCCGAGAATTTGTTTTTGGTAAAGAACTTGACGTATTTGAATTTATCTGCTAACAAATTATCTGGTAAAATTCCGAGAGAAATCGAATGTTTAAATATGGAAGAATTCAACCTTTCGAATAATAAGTTAACAGGTTCCATTCCGGAAGGCATTGGTAAATTGAAGAATTTGAAACACTTATACATGTCTTCGAATCTATTAACAGGAGAAATACCAACAGGTATTGCTTTACTTCCATTACTTGATGATATTCGATTGTCTCAGAACAACTTATCTGGTGTACTTCCCCAGGAACTTGGCTTACATTCCAATCTTAAGTATCTTTTTGTGTCTGAGAACAAACTTTCTGGAAATTTACCAGATAATTTATGCTTTAGCGGTAATCTATTTCAAATTTCTGGGTTTTTAAATAAATTTACGGGAGAACTTCCAAAAACATTTACGAATTGTCCATTTTTGCTTGTTGTTGGGCTAAACGATAATTCATTTTCGGGGGAACTTCCTAATATGGGGAGTAAGCAGTTAAGACTTCTCAACTTAGCCAACAACAACTTCATAGGTAATATATCAGCTCTTGGTTCACTCCAGACCCTTCGGATCCTTTTTCTAAGGTCAAACAAATTCAATGGGTCAATCCCTGAAAGTATTTTTAATTTACAAGATCTTAAAATATTACACTTATCTCTTAACAAGTTCTCGGGTAATATTCCTAAAATTTTTGGGTATCACAGCGGATTAACAACGAATTCAGAGTACGACAAAGATGATGATCGTAATGCTGGATTGAAGATGGTAATCAAAGGGGTGATGATACAAATTGAGAAACTATATAAAGATAGGAAAAGTATCGATTTATCTTGCAATAACCTAGATGGAAATATTCCTGAAAATATTGGCTTGTTAAGAGTGCTTACTTCTCTTAATTTGTCCTATAATCATTTATCTGATTACATCCCAGAAAGTATTGGAAACATGTCGATGTTAGAGTCTTTAGATTTGAGTTCTAATAAACTGTCCggaaatataccacaatctttggTAACAATCGACCTTCTCGAAGTTATAAACTTATTTTACAATAACCTGAGTGGTAGAATTCCTGAACAAAATCACTTTGATACATTGAGTTTGGATGGTTCGGCTTTCACTGGAAATGATTTATTGTGTGGATCTCCACTAGTAAAGGTTTGCGAAGGTGATCAAGATAATAGTACCAGGGATGCCAATGGTGTAGAAGATGTAAAAGACAGCTTGTTGTTGTATGCTATTGTTGCCTTGGGATTTGTAGTTGGATTTTGGAGTCTGTTCTTTATTTTGCTTATGAAGAAAGAGAGGTGGTGGTTTCCATATTGGAGATTTATTGATTCTGTTGCTGTTTGGATAATAGTTTTTGCCTCTTCCTAG